One genomic segment of Vagococcus intermedius includes these proteins:
- a CDS encoding cation:proton antiporter, whose translation MLEELLIALIAILIGTKLAGHLCNLIGIPAVIGELLVGIILGPAMLSIVQPTDLIHMFSQIGVILLMFLAGLESDLGLLKKYMKPSVSVAVTGIIFPLILCAIVGSLFNLSWLSSLFLGIVFSATSVSISVQVLRDYRRLDSEEGSIILGAAVVDDIVVVLLVSIFATFINMEGDFALNGAFFWDLLGKKLLFFGLTYVFAKYMVKPLLKWTKRIVATEGETSIALVLCFTFAVLSEVLGMSDVIGAFFMGLILSNHSSKERIENKVVTIGYALFIPVFFVSIGLDIRFSAFKEHAMFIVLLSLAAVISKLVGGYISARASHINKNNAWLVGAGMVSRGEMALIIVQMGKSLDLVTGSIYSAIVVAIIIATLVSPLLIKFFIERGDKELAVKG comes from the coding sequence ATGTTAGAAGAATTATTGATTGCGTTGATTGCAATCTTAATAGGGACGAAATTGGCTGGACATCTTTGTAATTTAATCGGAATACCAGCTGTAATAGGAGAATTATTAGTAGGGATTATCTTAGGGCCTGCAATGTTGAGTATCGTTCAGCCAACAGATTTAATTCATATGTTTTCACAGATAGGAGTCATTTTATTAATGTTCTTAGCAGGACTTGAAAGTGATTTAGGCTTGCTGAAAAAATATATGAAACCCTCAGTATCAGTTGCCGTAACAGGAATTATTTTTCCTTTAATTTTATGTGCGATTGTTGGATCACTCTTTAATTTATCTTGGCTAAGCTCTTTATTCTTAGGAATTGTCTTTAGTGCAACCTCTGTTAGTATTTCAGTCCAAGTTTTGAGAGATTATCGCCGTCTCGATTCTGAAGAAGGTTCAATTATTTTAGGGGCAGCAGTAGTGGATGATATTGTAGTAGTCTTGTTGGTGAGTATTTTTGCAACATTTATCAATATGGAAGGTGATTTTGCCTTGAATGGCGCTTTCTTTTGGGATCTTTTAGGTAAAAAATTATTATTCTTTGGGTTAACTTATGTATTTGCAAAATATATGGTAAAACCACTGTTGAAATGGACTAAAAGAATTGTTGCAACAGAAGGAGAAACATCCATTGCCTTAGTTTTATGTTTTACTTTTGCTGTTTTATCAGAAGTATTAGGTATGAGTGATGTAATTGGGGCTTTCTTTATGGGTCTGATTTTATCTAATCATAGTTCAAAAGAACGTATTGAAAATAAAGTAGTTACGATTGGTTATGCTTTATTTATTCCAGTATTTTTCGTGTCAATTGGTCTGGATATTAGGTTTTCAGCCTTTAAAGAACATGCCATGTTTATCGTACTATTATCATTAGCTGCAGTTATTTCTAAGTTGGTCGGCGGTTATATTAGTGCTAGAGCCTCACATATTAATAAAAATAATGCTTGGTTAGTTGGAGCAGGAATGGTTTCACGTGGTGAAATGGCGCTAATCATTGTACAGATGGGGAAATCTTTAGATCTAGTAACAGGTAGTATTTATTCAGCTATTGTGGTTGCAATTATTATTGCAACATTAGTATCACCCTTACTAATTAAATTCTTCATTGAACGTGGAGACAAAGAGTTAGCTGTAAAAGGCTAA
- a CDS encoding rhomboid family intramembrane serine protease — translation MESLKVKGSLKNQPWIVWGLLAVQFLVFLGMLIKGWQIGAGFDGSYVSGILIEFGALNKELVMVHHEYWRLLSPIFVHIGLMHLLVNSVTLYFLGSQLEALIGHTRFLVIYLLSGLTGNLLSLAMSQPNSISAGASTALFGLFAFFVAYGRVYRHQPAIRFMAKQMGTLILVNLIFNLFSSQIDMWGHVGGAIGGFLLGFIVTIPALKGSEFAKENQDIHRTIRAVIAFFFFILMCFIYVYRQYY, via the coding sequence ATGGAGAGTTTGAAAGTTAAGGGATCATTAAAGAACCAACCCTGGATAGTATGGGGATTGTTAGCAGTCCAATTTTTAGTGTTCTTAGGCATGTTAATAAAAGGGTGGCAAATAGGGGCTGGATTTGATGGATCTTATGTATCAGGTATTTTAATTGAATTTGGCGCTTTAAACAAGGAACTGGTGATGGTTCATCACGAGTATTGGCGATTACTGTCACCAATCTTTGTTCATATAGGACTAATGCACCTTTTAGTCAATTCAGTGACTTTATATTTTTTAGGAAGCCAACTGGAAGCCTTAATTGGTCATACTCGCTTTTTAGTAATTTATCTATTATCGGGTCTGACAGGGAATCTTTTAAGTTTAGCAATGAGTCAACCAAATTCGATTTCAGCAGGTGCTAGTACCGCGCTATTTGGTCTATTTGCTTTTTTTGTAGCCTATGGTCGTGTGTATCGTCACCAACCAGCTATTCGCTTTATGGCAAAACAAATGGGAACCCTGATCCTAGTTAATCTGATTTTTAATTTATTTAGTAGTCAAATTGATATGTGGGGGCATGTGGGTGGCGCAATTGGCGGATTTTTATTGGGTTTTATTGTCACGATACCTGCATTAAAAGGTAGTGAATTCGCAAAAGAAAATCAAGATATTCATCGAACTATCAGGGCAGTTATTGCATTCTTCTTTTTTATTCTGATGTGTTTTATTTATGTTTATCGTCAATATTATTAG
- a CDS encoding 5-formyltetrahydrofolate cyclo-ligase — MLKKEKRKESLTKLKGLANNPLRKIALESILKKKLYQSIEWQDSQVIGVTISMPLELDTQEIIATARDAKKRVAVPKTFSDGQMDFFEIKEDTQFVRTKFGVLEPTSSNLLEPSEIDLLIVPGVAFNSEGYRIGFGGGFYDRYLERYPGRSCSLILPEQLIKDWVPESYDKPVDKLFLVTDNRIELGE; from the coding sequence ATGCTAAAAAAGGAAAAGCGAAAAGAATCTTTGACAAAATTGAAAGGATTAGCAAATAATCCGTTAAGAAAAATAGCCTTAGAGTCTATTCTAAAAAAGAAACTATATCAATCTATTGAATGGCAAGATTCACAAGTGATTGGTGTAACTATCAGTATGCCGTTAGAGCTTGATACTCAGGAAATTATTGCAACGGCGAGAGATGCTAAAAAACGCGTAGCTGTTCCGAAGACTTTTTCAGATGGACAGATGGATTTTTTTGAAATCAAAGAAGATACTCAGTTTGTTAGGACGAAATTTGGTGTGTTAGAACCTACTTCAAGTAACCTCTTAGAGCCGAGTGAGATAGATCTGCTCATAGTACCAGGGGTTGCTTTTAATAGTGAGGGTTATCGAATAGGTTTTGGTGGAGGATTTTATGATCGATACCTTGAACGCTATCCGGGGAGATCGTGTAGTTTGATTTTACCTGAACAGCTTATTAAAGACTGGGTACCTGAAAGCTATGATAAGCCAGTAGATAAGTTATTTTTAGTAACAGATAATAGAATAGAGTTAGGAGAATAG
- the atpE gene encoding ATP synthase F0 subunit C, with amino-acid sequence MGAGIAAGLAALGAGIGDGLIVAAAMNNISRQPERTKEIKSLMFIGIGLAEALAIISIVISFMIM; translated from the coding sequence ATGGGAGCAGGAATTGCAGCAGGTTTAGCGGCTTTAGGAGCAGGAATTGGTGATGGTTTGATTGTGGCAGCCGCAATGAATAATATTTCACGTCAACCTGAGCGAACAAAAGAAATTAAAAGTTTGATGTTTATTGGTATTGGACTGGCTGAAGCGTTAGCCATTATTTCAATTGTGATCTCATTTATGATTATGTAG
- the rpmG gene encoding 50S ribosomal protein L33, with amino-acid sequence MRVHITLECTECKERNYLSNKNKRNNPDRLEVKKYCPRERKVTLHRETK; translated from the coding sequence ATGCGAGTTCATATCACTTTAGAATGTACAGAATGTAAAGAACGTAACTATTTATCAAACAAAAACAAACGTAACAATCCTGATCGTTTAGAAGTTAAAAAATATTGTCCACGTGAGCGTAAAGTTACTTTACACCGCGAAACAAAATAA
- a CDS encoding penicillin-binding transpeptidase domain-containing protein — translation MIKKQLEKYKELLKKSKKQPTNETNHTSEIPFRLNFLFFIVFALFVALLVQLAYLQIANGSFFNSKIKWSQQLVLKENAPRGSIYDAKDNVLVGNKAEQAIIYTKKKSMSSAETKEVSQKIAKLIDVPVENITERDKKDYWLADKPNLEKAQERLKKNETVNAKGEALEPDIVYQNTVTKVKKSEIDFDDSELKAIAIFKKISGAYTMAPVTIKNKDVTMEEVASVGESRSSLPGLSTGMDWDREYPQNDFMNSILGTVSSEKNGLPQEMSDKYVANGYSRNDRVGLSNLEKQYETVLKGTKAQSKIVMDSQTNKIKSEKQVYPGEKGKNLKLTVDMKFQQKVEEILRENYEAMISQGKTVYSEGAYAVVSDPKTGAIKAMAGLELDHDEKKLKTDTLGTINKAFTPGSIVKPATIMAGYQSGVISGNETLVDEFIELQGDPVKKSVFTFGPRPMTAVDALRESSNVYMMKIAFKMMGIDYVPNMVLGDHTEVFDILRKTYQDFGLGAPTGIDIAGESYGLSPKNHYENDGTMINGRMGNLLDLSYGNFDTYTPMQLTQYVNTIANNGKKLAPHIVEGIYENNGEDGSGDLVKKIEPRVLAQIGTQEQYDIIHEGMYQVVNANGSGHWMAGTKYVASAKTGTAEVPRDNPDDKENPIELYNSTMIAYAPSDDPKVTVSVVLPHISDDQGHENSFITAQILDAYYDFYEEGNQGDDDDEKADSDNEGEPAEEESESQEQN, via the coding sequence ATGATAAAGAAACAACTAGAGAAATATAAAGAGTTACTAAAGAAATCAAAAAAACAACCTACAAATGAGACAAATCATACAAGTGAAATTCCATTTCGTTTGAATTTTTTATTTTTCATTGTTTTTGCTCTGTTTGTAGCCTTGTTGGTACAATTGGCTTATTTACAAATTGCAAATGGGAGCTTTTTTAATAGTAAAATAAAATGGTCTCAACAACTTGTCTTAAAAGAGAATGCCCCACGTGGGTCCATCTATGATGCGAAGGATAATGTTTTAGTTGGGAATAAAGCAGAGCAAGCGATTATATATACTAAGAAAAAATCTATGAGTTCTGCTGAAACAAAAGAGGTGTCTCAAAAAATAGCCAAATTAATTGATGTACCAGTTGAGAATATTACTGAACGTGATAAAAAAGATTATTGGTTAGCGGATAAACCTAATTTGGAAAAAGCTCAAGAACGTTTGAAAAAAAATGAAACAGTCAATGCTAAAGGTGAAGCACTAGAACCTGATATTGTGTATCAAAATACTGTGACAAAAGTCAAAAAAAGTGAGATTGATTTTGATGATAGCGAATTAAAGGCGATTGCTATATTTAAAAAAATCAGTGGAGCTTATACAATGGCACCTGTCACAATTAAGAATAAAGATGTGACAATGGAAGAAGTTGCAAGTGTTGGTGAAAGTCGATCAAGTTTACCAGGTTTATCAACGGGAATGGATTGGGATCGCGAGTATCCACAAAATGATTTTATGAATAGTATTTTAGGAACAGTGTCTTCTGAAAAGAATGGTCTACCACAAGAGATGAGTGACAAGTATGTTGCAAATGGTTATTCACGAAATGACCGTGTTGGATTGAGCAATTTAGAAAAACAATATGAAACAGTACTTAAAGGGACTAAGGCGCAATCTAAGATTGTGATGGATAGTCAGACAAATAAAATTAAGAGTGAAAAACAAGTTTATCCAGGTGAAAAAGGGAAAAACTTAAAATTAACGGTTGATATGAAATTCCAACAAAAAGTTGAAGAGATTTTACGTGAAAATTATGAAGCGATGATTTCTCAAGGGAAAACAGTTTATTCAGAAGGTGCGTATGCTGTTGTTAGTGATCCAAAGACTGGAGCAATTAAAGCAATGGCGGGACTTGAGTTGGATCATGATGAGAAAAAATTAAAGACCGATACTCTAGGTACAATCAATAAAGCTTTCACTCCCGGTTCTATTGTTAAACCGGCAACCATTATGGCAGGCTATCAAAGTGGTGTTATTTCAGGGAATGAGACCTTAGTGGATGAATTTATCGAGTTGCAAGGTGACCCAGTTAAAAAATCAGTCTTTACCTTCGGACCACGACCAATGACAGCAGTGGATGCTTTACGTGAATCTTCAAACGTTTATATGATGAAGATTGCGTTTAAAATGATGGGGATTGATTACGTACCTAATATGGTCTTAGGCGATCACACAGAAGTATTTGATATTCTAAGAAAAACTTACCAAGATTTTGGTTTAGGAGCGCCAACTGGAATTGATATTGCCGGTGAAAGTTATGGTTTGTCCCCTAAAAATCATTATGAAAATGATGGGACTATGATCAATGGTCGAATGGGTAACTTACTTGATTTATCTTATGGGAACTTTGATACGTACACGCCAATGCAGTTGACTCAATATGTCAATACCATTGCTAATAATGGTAAAAAACTAGCGCCCCATATTGTGGAAGGTATTTATGAGAATAATGGTGAAGATGGTAGTGGTGATTTAGTTAAGAAAATTGAACCACGGGTCTTAGCTCAAATAGGTACGCAAGAACAATATGATATTATTCATGAGGGGATGTATCAAGTAGTAAATGCGAATGGTTCAGGACATTGGATGGCTGGAACTAAATATGTTGCTTCTGCTAAGACAGGTACTGCCGAAGTACCACGAGATAATCCAGATGATAAAGAAAATCCAATTGAGCTGTACAACAGTACGATGATAGCTTATGCCCCATCAGATGATCCAAAAGTGACCGTTTCAGTTGTTTTACCTCATATTTCAGATGATCAGGGTCATGAAAATTCGTTTATTACCGCTCAAATATTAGACGCTTATTATGATTTCTATGAAGAAGGGAATCAAGGTGATGATGATGATGAGAAAGCTGATTCCGATAATGAAGGAGAACCAGCTGAAGAGGAATCAGAGTCACAAGAGCAAAACTAA
- the thrS gene encoding threonine--tRNA ligase, with the protein MSEIKITFPDGAIKEFEAGISTKDVAESISKSLAKKALAGKFNGELVDLIRPLEIDGEIEIITADHEDALQILRHSSAHLMANAVRRLYPSIHFGVGPAIENGFYYDTDNGENPISEEDLPKIEEEMMKIVKENNPIVRKEVTKAEALELFKEDPYKVELITDLPEDEQITVYDQGDFVDLCRGVHVPSTGRIQVFKLLSVAGAYWRGNSDNKMMQRIYGTAFFDKKDLKDYLKFREEMKERDHRKLGKELGLFMTNADVGLGLPFWLPNGATIRRTIDRYITDKEISLGYQHVYTPIMANVEFYKTSGHWDHYHEDMFPPMDMGDGEMLVLRPMNCPHHMMVYKNEVHSYRELPIRIAELGMMHRYEKSGALSGLQRVREMTLNDGHTFVRPDQIKDEFKRTLELMVAVYEDFNITDYKFRLSYRDPENTEKYFDDDEMWEKAQKMLKEAVDEMGLEYVEAEGEAAFYGPKLDVQVKTAMGIEETLSTIQLDFLLPQRFDLTYVGEDGENNHRPVVIHRGIVSTMERFVAYLTEVYKGAFPTWLAPVQGTIIPVSNDHHMDYAFEIKGQLEKLGLRFEVDERNEKMGYKIRASQTQKIPYQLVVGDKEVEAGEVNVRRYGSKETVSMTLEEYVAVVTNEVASYSRPQK; encoded by the coding sequence ATGTCAGAAATCAAAATTACATTTCCAGATGGTGCCATCAAAGAATTTGAGGCAGGTATTTCAACAAAAGATGTGGCTGAAAGTATTAGTAAAAGTTTAGCAAAAAAAGCATTAGCAGGTAAATTTAATGGTGAGTTAGTTGACTTAATTCGTCCCTTGGAAATAGATGGAGAAATTGAAATTATTACAGCAGATCATGAAGATGCCTTACAAATTTTACGTCATTCGTCAGCACATTTGATGGCGAACGCAGTTCGTCGCTTATACCCATCAATTCATTTTGGCGTAGGACCAGCTATTGAAAATGGTTTCTATTATGATACTGATAATGGTGAAAATCCAATTTCAGAAGAAGACCTACCAAAAATTGAAGAAGAAATGATGAAGATTGTTAAAGAAAACAACCCAATCGTCAGAAAAGAAGTGACTAAAGCAGAAGCTTTGGAATTATTTAAAGAAGATCCTTATAAAGTAGAACTAATTACAGATTTACCTGAAGATGAACAAATTACGGTTTACGATCAAGGTGATTTTGTTGATTTATGCCGTGGAGTTCATGTGCCATCAACAGGTCGTATCCAAGTTTTCAAACTCTTATCAGTAGCTGGGGCTTATTGGAGAGGAAATTCTGATAATAAAATGATGCAACGTATTTATGGAACAGCCTTTTTTGATAAAAAGGATTTAAAAGATTATCTTAAATTCCGTGAGGAAATGAAAGAGCGTGATCACCGTAAATTAGGTAAAGAGTTAGGTCTATTTATGACTAATGCCGATGTTGGTTTGGGCTTACCATTCTGGTTGCCAAATGGCGCTACAATTCGTCGAACAATTGATCGTTATATCACTGATAAAGAAATTAGCTTAGGTTATCAACATGTTTACACACCTATTATGGCCAACGTAGAATTCTATAAGACGTCAGGACATTGGGATCACTATCATGAAGATATGTTCCCACCAATGGATATGGGTGATGGGGAAATGTTAGTGTTGCGTCCTATGAACTGTCCACACCACATGATGGTTTATAAGAATGAGGTTCATAGTTACCGTGAACTTCCGATCCGTATTGCTGAACTTGGTATGATGCATCGTTATGAAAAGAGTGGTGCGTTATCAGGATTACAACGTGTTCGGGAAATGACTTTAAATGATGGGCATACATTTGTCCGACCAGATCAAATTAAAGATGAGTTTAAACGTACCTTAGAATTAATGGTAGCTGTTTACGAAGATTTTAATATTACAGATTATAAATTCCGTTTAAGTTATCGTGATCCAGAAAATACTGAAAAATATTTTGATGATGACGAGATGTGGGAAAAAGCTCAAAAAATGCTTAAAGAAGCTGTTGATGAAATGGGCTTAGAGTATGTTGAAGCAGAAGGTGAAGCAGCCTTTTATGGACCTAAACTAGATGTTCAAGTTAAAACAGCAATGGGAATTGAAGAAACATTATCAACAATTCAACTGGACTTCTTATTACCACAACGTTTTGATTTAACATATGTGGGTGAAGATGGTGAAAATAATCATCGTCCAGTAGTTATTCACCGTGGTATCGTCTCAACGATGGAACGTTTTGTTGCTTACTTGACTGAAGTGTATAAAGGAGCTTTCCCAACTTGGTTAGCGCCTGTTCAAGGAACAATTATTCCTGTAAGTAATGATCATCATATGGACTATGCTTTTGAGATTAAGGGACAATTGGAAAAATTAGGTTTACGTTTTGAAGTAGATGAACGTAACGAAAAAATGGGTTATAAGATCCGTGCCTCACAAACACAAAAAATCCCATATCAATTAGTTGTAGGGGATAAAGAAGTTGAAGCAGGAGAAGTGAATGTTCGCCGTTATGGTAGCAAAGAAACAGTCTCAATGACTCTCGAAGAATATGTAGCAGTAGTGACAAATGAAGTAGCGTCATACAGTCGTCCACAAAAATAA
- a CDS encoding 2-hydroxymuconate tautomerase gives MPIVTVQLMEGRTPEQKAAMIKEITEAIVKTTGAKRENVSIIVNDMKKENYGLAGKSLAFQD, from the coding sequence ATGCCAATTGTAACTGTCCAATTAATGGAAGGTCGAACACCTGAACAAAAAGCAGCCATGATAAAAGAAATTACTGAGGCAATTGTTAAAACAACTGGTGCTAAGCGTGAAAATGTTAGCATTATTGTCAATGATATGAAAAAAGAAAATTATGGTTTAGCAGGAAAGAGTTTAGCTTTTCAAGATTAA
- a CDS encoding YdcF family protein has product MKKRTKLLLSVAIIGLIYSGVTVSLINRSHHDLTYKNADSLIILNTTHEETIGNKKSLLTEQLDTSITYLKNNPKTQVISCGGKKTSNSSITEAQAIKNYLTDHGISPDRIKLEDNATGKMENLMNAKYHYDLGKTVIAANDFQMYRTKLLANRIGIKPVSGLSAPSTSQPTFKKYTSEVVTLGYSVIFDW; this is encoded by the coding sequence ATGAAAAAAAGAACAAAACTATTATTATCAGTAGCAATTATTGGACTAATTTATTCAGGGGTAACGGTTAGTTTAATCAATCGTTCACACCATGATTTAACATATAAAAATGCCGATTCTTTAATTATTTTAAATACCACTCACGAAGAAACTATTGGTAACAAAAAAAGTTTATTAACTGAGCAACTTGATACATCTATCACCTATCTTAAAAACAATCCCAAAACACAAGTTATTTCTTGTGGTGGGAAAAAAACTTCCAACAGTTCTATTACAGAAGCTCAGGCTATCAAAAATTATCTCACCGATCATGGTATTTCACCTGATCGTATTAAGCTAGAAGATAATGCAACTGGTAAAATGGAAAATCTTATGAATGCGAAGTATCACTATGACTTAGGAAAAACCGTCATTGCTGCAAATGATTTTCAAATGTATCGAACCAAACTACTAGCTAATCGAATTGGTATTAAACCCGTTAGTGGTCTAAGTGCCCCTTCTACCAGTCAGCCCACTTTTAAAAAATATACCTCTGAGGTTGTAACACTTGGCTATAGTGTTATTTTTGATTGGTAA
- a CDS encoding nitroreductase family protein, with product MTTYISQLKKRRSIYHIGTNVNLNEEELETLIQSAIKESPSAFNAQSSRAVILFGEAHTKLWNLVEKNLKPVTPTEAFPNTQTKLASFAAGKGTILFFEDVDVTTALQQQFALYADNFPLWAEQSTGIAQHSVWTALAEQQIGATIQHYNPLIDLDVQKEWDLPTNWRLTGQMPFGSIETPAGEKEYMADNLRFRTYK from the coding sequence ATGACAACCTACATTTCACAACTCAAAAAAAGACGTTCAATCTACCATATTGGAACAAATGTTAACTTAAACGAAGAGGAATTAGAAACATTAATACAATCCGCTATTAAAGAAAGTCCCTCAGCATTCAATGCACAATCATCTCGTGCAGTCATCCTCTTTGGTGAGGCCCATACTAAATTATGGAACCTAGTTGAAAAAAATTTAAAACCTGTAACACCTACTGAAGCCTTTCCTAATACTCAAACTAAATTAGCTAGCTTTGCAGCTGGAAAGGGTACTATTTTATTTTTTGAAGATGTCGATGTTACAACCGCTCTTCAACAACAATTTGCTTTATACGCAGATAATTTTCCTTTGTGGGCTGAACAATCTACAGGTATCGCGCAACATTCTGTTTGGACAGCGCTAGCTGAACAACAGATAGGTGCGACTATCCAACACTATAATCCATTAATTGACTTAGATGTTCAAAAAGAATGGGACTTACCAACTAACTGGCGCTTAACTGGTCAAATGCCTTTTGGCTCAATCGAGACTCCTGCTGGTGAAAAAGAATATATGGCAGATAATCTTCGTTTCCGTACCTATAAATAA
- a CDS encoding NAD(P)H-dependent oxidoreductase produces the protein MKTLIIISHPNIAESTSQQFFLAGLDNREEVTIRHLERAYPEGKIDKVSECQLVREHDRLIFQFPLYWYSSPALLKEWQDQVLTEFTGSNLLKDKEFGIVTTVGVRQIDYLAGGKVGFTLDELMRPYQAVANHFEMRYLPIFSIHQFMYLSEKDKQRCLVDYLYYITGDSDTSLSKRTEWLLHELSKSQTHLKSGELVTRLESIIETVGEKADLLEDLKQTLDEF, from the coding sequence ATGAAAACATTAATCATTATTTCCCATCCAAATATAGCAGAGTCAACTAGTCAACAATTTTTTTTGGCAGGATTAGATAATCGGGAAGAAGTAACAATCAGACATTTAGAAAGAGCGTATCCAGAAGGAAAGATTGATAAAGTAAGTGAGTGTCAGTTAGTAAGAGAGCATGACCGCCTGATTTTTCAATTTCCTTTGTATTGGTACAGTTCCCCGGCCTTATTGAAAGAATGGCAAGATCAGGTCTTGACTGAATTTACTGGTTCTAATTTATTAAAAGATAAGGAATTTGGTATTGTGACAACCGTAGGAGTTCGGCAAATAGACTATTTAGCAGGTGGTAAAGTTGGCTTTACCTTAGACGAATTAATGAGACCTTATCAAGCGGTGGCCAATCATTTTGAAATGCGCTATTTGCCGATATTTAGTATTCATCAATTTATGTACTTATCTGAGAAAGATAAACAGCGTTGTTTAGTTGATTACCTTTACTATATTACAGGAGATTCTGATACAAGTTTATCCAAACGAACAGAATGGTTATTGCATGAATTATCTAAGAGTCAGACCCATTTAAAATCAGGAGAACTAGTTACTAGGTTAGAAAGTATCATAGAGACAGTTGGTGAAAAAGCTGATTTGTTAGAGGATTTAAAACAAACACTTGATGAATTTTAA
- a CDS encoding TetR/AcrR family transcriptional regulator, translating to MSKNLIWQGFYDLLITGNKYKEISVRGICQKLGIHHTSFYYHFQDKQQLFEYGLDLLLKDYFKITAADRFKSPFTLSDSFYQKSSLINLIEAQKYDIEGTLLITNCAKERMIHDGKRYLINNSDKLAVSLEYELIARQLVETIFVISRWQEDKKYQMSELDHFYLLLVGHLLPCEAN from the coding sequence ATGTCAAAAAACTTGATTTGGCAAGGTTTTTACGACTTGTTAATCACAGGTAATAAATATAAAGAAATCAGTGTTAGAGGGATATGCCAAAAATTAGGGATTCATCATACAAGCTTCTATTATCATTTTCAAGACAAACAACAGTTATTTGAGTATGGGTTAGATTTATTATTAAAAGATTATTTTAAAATTACAGCTGCCGACCGATTTAAATCACCTTTTACGCTATCAGATAGTTTTTACCAAAAGTCATCCTTGATAAATTTAATTGAGGCACAGAAGTACGATATAGAAGGAACGCTATTGATTACTAACTGTGCCAAAGAAAGAATGATTCATGATGGTAAAAGATATTTGATAAATAATAGCGATAAATTAGCAGTTTCTCTAGAATATGAGTTGATTGCGCGTCAGTTGGTGGAAACTATTTTTGTTATTAGTCGGTGGCAAGAAGATAAAAAGTATCAAATGTCAGAACTTGATCATTTCTACCTACTTTTAGTCGGACATTTACTCCCGTGTGAAGCTAATTAA
- a CDS encoding dihydrofolate reductase family protein — MRRIKLFIAMSLDGYIADEDGNINFLNNLPQAEPDHTYENFIKEIDTVILGSTTYLQIINELSPNDYPYKNMTSYVLTSQKNLLAKEKVTFINQEVTSLISELKEQEGDDIWLVGGSSIINPLITADLIDDYYISIAPVLLGEGISLFTEKKQLTNLHLVRQVTLNSMIHTHYQK; from the coding sequence TTGAGACGTATTAAATTATTTATTGCAATGAGCTTAGACGGTTATATAGCCGATGAGGATGGAAATATTAATTTTTTAAATAACTTACCTCAAGCTGAACCAGATCATACTTACGAAAATTTCATAAAAGAAATCGATACCGTGATTTTAGGGAGTACAACCTATCTTCAAATTATCAATGAGCTGTCTCCTAATGATTATCCTTATAAAAACATGACCTCTTATGTCTTAACCAGTCAAAAAAATCTCTTAGCTAAGGAAAAAGTAACCTTTATCAATCAAGAGGTGACCAGCTTAATTTCAGAATTGAAAGAGCAAGAAGGCGATGATATTTGGTTAGTCGGTGGGAGTAGTATCATCAATCCTTTAATTACAGCAGACTTAATTGATGACTACTATATTAGTATTGCGCCTGTATTATTAGGGGAAGGAATCTCATTATTTACTGAAAAAAAACAGCTAACCAACTTACATCTAGTCAGACAAGTGACACTCAATAGCATGATTCACACTCACTATCAAAAATAA